The following proteins are co-located in the Peromyscus maniculatus bairdii isolate BWxNUB_F1_BW_parent chromosome 23, HU_Pman_BW_mat_3.1, whole genome shotgun sequence genome:
- the LOC121825337 gene encoding phospholipase A2-like isoform X2: protein MKLLLLVSLLTGATAQSISPQAVWQLGNVFDCNIPRTGTAFEYRYYGCYCGLWGLGDSDEDLYSCCRTRDNCLAQVDYLENCGFLIRNPYTSSYSFSCSGNEVTCSDASFVQWSSESLAECLHAPGKTKINK, encoded by the exons ATGAAACTTCTTCTGCTGGTTTCTCTGCTCACAG GTGCTACTGCACAGAGCATCAGCCCTCAGGCTGTGTGGCAGTTGGGCAATGTGTTCGATTGCAACATTCCCAGGACTGGTACAGCCTTCGAGTACAGATACTATGGCTGCTACTGTGGCTTGTGGGGACTTGGCGATTCAGATGAAGACTTATACAG ttgCTGCAGGACTCGTGACAACTGCCTTGCTCAGGTGGATTACCTGGAAAACTGTGGATTCCTCATAAGGAACCCTTACACCAGCTCCTACTCATTCTCATGTTCTGGGAATGAGGTCACCTGCAGTG ATGCTTcctttgtccagtggtcttcagaatCCTTAGCTGAATGCCTTCAtgctcctggaaagacaaaaataaataaataa
- the LOC107401434 gene encoding phospholipase A2-like isoform X1, whose product MKLLLLVALLTAGATAISISPRAVWQFDNAFKCSIPWISKFTEYNYYGCYCAFVNWNDRSAELDRCCKIHDNCYAQVKKMESCKFLIRNPYSSPYSYSCSGREITCSDENDPCEDFICNCDRQAAICISKTSYNKDYQGDHC is encoded by the exons CAGGCGCTACTGCAATCAGCATCAGCCCTCGGGCTGTGTGGCAGTTCGACAATGCGTTCAAGTGCTCCATCCCTTGGATTAGTAAATTCACGGAGTACAATTACTATGGCTGCTACTGTGCCTTTGTCAACTGGAACGACCGGTCAGCAGAATTAGACAG gtgctgCAAGATTCATGACAACTGCTATGCTCAAGTCAAGAAGATGGAAAGCTGCAAATTCCTCATAAGAAACCCCTACAGCAGTCCCTACTCATACTCCTGCTCTGGAAGGGAGATCACCTGCAGTG ATGAAAACGACCCCTGTGAGGATTTCATCTGTAACTGTGACCGCCAGGCCGCCATCTGCATCTCCAAGACCTCATACAATAAGGATTACCAAGGTGATCACTGTTAG
- the LOC107401434 gene encoding phospholipase A2-like isoform X2 yields the protein MKLLLLVALLTGATAISISPRAVWQFDNAFKCSIPWISKFTEYNYYGCYCAFVNWNDRSAELDRCCKIHDNCYAQVKKMESCKFLIRNPYSSPYSYSCSGREITCSDENDPCEDFICNCDRQAAICISKTSYNKDYQGDHC from the exons GCGCTACTGCAATCAGCATCAGCCCTCGGGCTGTGTGGCAGTTCGACAATGCGTTCAAGTGCTCCATCCCTTGGATTAGTAAATTCACGGAGTACAATTACTATGGCTGCTACTGTGCCTTTGTCAACTGGAACGACCGGTCAGCAGAATTAGACAG gtgctgCAAGATTCATGACAACTGCTATGCTCAAGTCAAGAAGATGGAAAGCTGCAAATTCCTCATAAGAAACCCCTACAGCAGTCCCTACTCATACTCCTGCTCTGGAAGGGAGATCACCTGCAGTG ATGAAAACGACCCCTGTGAGGATTTCATCTGTAACTGTGACCGCCAGGCCGCCATCTGCATCTCCAAGACCTCATACAATAAGGATTACCAAGGTGATCACTGTTAG